From Xanthomonas sp. 10-10:
TGGTGGCGCCGAAGTGCTTCTTGGGCACGCGCTGGCTCAGGCCTTCGCGGTATTCGCCGTAGGCCTCTGTGGCCTTGACGTCCACGCCGAAGCTCTCGCCGGCTTGCTTGTCCATCATGGCCGCTTCCAGACCCGGAATGATGTTGCCGTGGCCGATCATGATCGCCAACGGGTCGCGCTCCTTGGAGCTTTCGATCGGCTCCTGGCCAATCTCCGAAACGGTGTAGTGGAAGCGGACGACGCTGTCTTTTTCGATCTTCATGCCTGGCTCTGGATAGGCTGCCCGGTGGCAGACGGTGGAGGACGGCTTGTCGGCCGCCGGGTGCGCCGCCATCATGGCGACCTTTCGAACCGCCCATTATCCCGGCTCCATGCATATCACGCCAGTTGTCGCCGCCCGCGCCCATCGCGCCGCGGCCTGTCTGTTGCTGAGCCTCGTCCTGCTGGGCGGCTGCTCGTCGAAGGCGCCGGTTCGGCGACCTTCTTCCCCGCCGCCGTCGGCACGCGTGTGGCCCCAGGTACCGCCTGCCGATCCCGCCGCGGCCAACAACATCCTGATGCGTGCGCTGGGGCTGGTCGGCACCCCGTACCGGTTCGGCGGCAATACGCCTGAGACCGGTTTCGACTGCAGCGGCCTGGTCACCTATGTCTACAAGGATGTGCTGGCGCTGTCGTTGCCGCGCACCTCGCGCGACCTGGCCGCGATCCAGGGCCCGCGGATCCCGCCCGAGAAGCTGGCCACCGGGGATCTGGTGTTCTTCGGCGCCGGCGGAAATGTGAGCCATGTGGGCATTTATGTGGGTGAAGGCCGCTTCGTGCATGCGCCGACCACTGGCGGTACCGTCCGCTTGGATTTTCTCGATGGCGCCTACTGGCGTGACCATTATTCAGGTTCAAAGCGGGTTTTACACTAAAATGTGACACTCATCACAAGTAATAAAACGGAAAGTTAACTTTTTTTGAACGTAACGATTCGTTCACCAGGGCATCATCCCGCATCGACAGCAGAATTGTGATTCCCGCGTGACGAACGACGAACAGATCAAAACTGGCGCCGCACCGCTTCCGCTCCGGAAACCGCTCCGCCTGCTATGCGTCACCGCTCTCTGGATTGCCGCGCTGCCCGCTCTGGCGCAGACCGCCAATACCGCCCCATCCGCTCCGCAGACGACCACGCCAGACAGCGCCGTCGCCGCCGAGAAAGCCGCAACCCGCAGCCGCGCCGACGCCGCTGCCACCGCTACCCTGGCCGCCCTGCTTCCGCACCTGGCCGCCAATGACGCCATTCCGCTGATGGACCGCTCGGCGATGTTCGCCGGGGACCTCAGCCGCCTGCTCGCCAATTACGATGTCTCGCAGAGCGCGGCCAATGCTGCGCAGAATGCCGTTGCCGATAGTCGCGTGCAGGTGATCCTGCAACGTGCCATGGCCCTGCTCGGCACCCCCTATGTGTGGGGCGGCGAGTCTACCGAAGGTTTCGATTGCAGCGGCCTGGTCGGCTACGTCTTCAAGACGGCGCTGGGCATCGACCTGCCGCGCGTCTCGCGCGATATCGCCCGCGACGAATCGGCCGAACTGATCAAGGACCCGAACGCACTGAAGGCCGGCGATCTGGTGTTCTTCGGCAAGCGCGGCCGCATCGATCATGTCGGCCTGGTGGTCGGCGACGGCAAGTTCCTGCACGCGCCCAGCCGCGGCAAGGACGTGCGCGTGGATTCGCTGGCCAGCGGTTACTGGAGCGAGAAGTTCATCCAGGCGCGCCGGGTGCTGTGATCCAGCCTGCCTTGAAGACCTCAGAAAGCCGCGGCAGATCCGCGGCTTTTTTTGTGCCCATTGCCACCGAGACGGTCATGTGACTGCCGCGTGGCAGCCGCGACTGCCAACCTTCCCGCAGCTGGCCTGTCAGCGCTCGTAACAGCACCCGGCGTCGGCGGCGTCGACGCATCGGGCCAATCGCCAGGTCCAGCGCTACTCCGTCTGGAGCAGCCAACAAACGGCTGTGCTGCCGCCGAGCGGACGTGGCCGGGGCTCGTTGCGGCATCCACCGCTCGTCCCCGCCGGTCTGAGCGCGTCGTCCGCACTCACCTGTCCCTGCGCGCGACGTTCTGTTGGCCGTTCTCAGCCGGACGTATCGGCTTTGTAGTGGGCCATGGTGTCCTCGATGCCCTTGCTCAGCTCCATCACCTTGAGCGCGTATTCGGCCAGGCGCTGATCCTCGGGCGTGTCAGGCCGCCAGGACGGCACTTCCACCGGCGTGACACCATCCGGGTCCATTGCCACGAACACGATGATGCAGTGGGTGCACAAGCGCGAATCGCCGCCCATCGGGCTGCGCGCACGCACATCGATGGCGAAATGCATGCTGCTGCGCCCGGTATAGACCAGCTTGGCCGACACCGCGACCAGATCGCCGATCCGTACCGGCGCCACAAAGCGGATCCCGCCCACCGCCACCGTCACGCAGTAATGCCCACTCCAACCGCTGGCCGCAGCAAAGCCGACCTGGTCGATCCACTTCATCACCACCCCGCCATGCACCTTGCC
This genomic window contains:
- a CDS encoding peptidylprolyl isomerase — protein: MKIEKDSVVRFHYTVSEIGQEPIESSKERDPLAIMIGHGNIIPGLEAAMMDKQAGESFGVDVKATEAYGEYREGLSQRVPKKHFGATKLVPGTQVVLQTNFGPRAVTVQKVGMSVVDVDLNHPMAGKDLHFDVEIVEVREATQEERDHGHVHGDGGHHH
- a CDS encoding C40 family peptidase, producing MHITPVVAARAHRAAACLLLSLVLLGGCSSKAPVRRPSSPPPSARVWPQVPPADPAAANNILMRALGLVGTPYRFGGNTPETGFDCSGLVTYVYKDVLALSLPRTSRDLAAIQGPRIPPEKLATGDLVFFGAGGNVSHVGIYVGEGRFVHAPTTGGTVRLDFLDGAYWRDHYSGSKRVLH
- a CDS encoding C40 family peptidase, with the translated sequence MTNDEQIKTGAAPLPLRKPLRLLCVTALWIAALPALAQTANTAPSAPQTTTPDSAVAAEKAATRSRADAAATATLAALLPHLAANDAIPLMDRSAMFAGDLSRLLANYDVSQSAANAAQNAVADSRVQVILQRAMALLGTPYVWGGESTEGFDCSGLVGYVFKTALGIDLPRVSRDIARDESAELIKDPNALKAGDLVFFGKRGRIDHVGLVVGDGKFLHAPSRGKDVRVDSLASGYWSEKFIQARRVL
- a CDS encoding acyl-CoA thioesterase, with the translated sequence MIGQQRDLTFRFLAEPSDVNFGGKVHGGVVMKWIDQVGFAAASGWSGHYCVTVAVGGIRFVAPVRIGDLVAVSAKLVYTGRSSMHFAIDVRARSPMGGDSRLCTHCIIVFVAMDPDGVTPVEVPSWRPDTPEDQRLAEYALKVMELSKGIEDTMAHYKADTSG